The window ATAATTAACTGGCATTGCATTACgatgaataaaataatcataCTAACAAGATTTGGCTATGGACAAGACTTTCgttgcaaatgtaaaaaaatctttacaggCTAGGCAACTCACTTCAAACTTTGAAGTGAATTCGGCAAAAATGCCAAAGAAAGCCTCGGTGGTGGTGATCTTGCCATCCTCACCAAAGAAAGAGGCCACCTTACAAAATTCCTCCATAGCTCTCTGCTGTAGAGACTCCAGAGATTGCACAGCAGGGTGGCTGTTTTCTAAAAAACCCTACGCACAACACGGTTAAGGAAACAGACAGATATTTTTCTCGTTAACCTGTATACTATTTCACCAGATAATCACACAAActaaatttctatttctataaagctgctttgtgacaaagtCCATTgacacaaaatttaaaaaatgcttcatGCGTACGGaagttgactatacgagtgacatacgtgcactgagactgagcatgggctGACAGTTACCCACAAATCCCACAAATGCAGGAGAAGAACCATTGACTCAgatgtgatcacgtgacgctcggaaGACAaagcgtatatatatatatatatactccagAACTCGTATTTCAAAATCGCGCTTGTtgttaagttaaaatttattaaaaaatttagctCATCTTGCAAGACTCACAAGCCAAAGTTTTACTCTATTTtattatacactgatcagccaaaacattaaaaccacctaggtttgtGCTATTGGATGTTGGCAGCGGATCCAAGACGTTCGCAGCAGAACCTTTGGGTGCCGCTGGTTGCAAGGTTGGGCCTCCATTAATTGGACTTGTCTTTCTGACGCTTGTGCTTGGGATCTGGTGACTTTGGATTTCAAATAAacagccttgggctctttgtctGGCCGGTTGTGGGGCATCgggtgttctggtgcttttCTATGGTGGCCAGCACTGTCTTTTTTGGTAATTTGGTTTTTAAGTACAAGTACAACATGTGGGTGTAATTAAATAGTAAGCAGAAGAATTGGCTCATCTTTGCTGACAGGAGTGTGTGGGTGTCACCAGGGGATTCCAGGAACTTATTCCATTCATCATTTGTCATCAACAGATTCATATTTCTCTCAAAACAAACCAGAAAAATGccagaaatgtaaatgaatctACTCATATGTAACtgatcatttttgtttaaaaaagaaactgatTCAAATCAAAGtgcactgctgtttttttttcttcctaccAGTAGCtcaaacagaaatgaaaaagcAGGAGCAGGTTCTGAGGGAATGGAAAAAGTGAGGTTCCAATTTCTCTATACCTCCTCACAGCAtgacagctacagtatatatgacaAACATTTGGGATTCTTAAAGTGTTTTTGTTACAAGGATTGAAAGGATACACTCATAACCACAGCAAAGCGGTCCTCAGCAGTGGCTGGCATCTTGTGGCAGGCTGAGCGAATGTCTTGGATGGTGCTGTGCAGATCATTCATATCTAAAGTGATGTTCCTCTGATTCACTAGTCAGACAGAAAAGGAGAAGGAAACAGGCATCATTCTAGCATCATAGAGTCTAAATCAGGAATCTTGGATTTTAGTCCTGGAGAGCAAGCatccaacacagtttggtgattcttctgcTGATACACAGCTGATTCAACTTATCTTTGAATTGTCAgtttcagtgggtgtgttttggtgttggtgaattaccaACGGTCCTGGACACAAGCCTTCGAGGACTAGAGTTGAACATTCATTCTCTTTTCTTGGAAAAGTATAAAGTGGaagtttttatataaacaattatGGTGCATAGGAATGATACGCAATTGATTAATTGGATTGAAGAACCTAGGCAGTACATTAGAATGTGTTTAAATTTGAGATTTAAACAAAGACAAATTAGTATATTGCTCACAATTCCTTAGAATTGTtgttaaaacaatataaaaatttaaaaaacaaacaaatcatgtgCACTGATTAACTGAGCACACTGATTGGTTTACCGATCGAGATGTGTTTTTCTTAGACCTACGCCTGTAAAAACAACAGAGAAAGGCTCATACCTGTGCACataccactgagcttctacggaTTTAAAAATTTGTTACCATTTTTTAGTCCCTGAAATGGAAGAGACAGAgaatttcctttcctttcttgTATTTTCGTCCACAtgacccctggggggctccgtACAATATTGCACAAGCAAGCGTAAATATCAGCACGGATGTGAGGAGGAATGTCGGCCATAGACACTGACCATGGTGCTGACAAAAATTCTGACAAGAATTCATTGACGTGTGGTGCATCGTGGTGTAATAATATTTAGGTATCAGTTTGAAAATGAAAGCTCTCATTTAAACTTTAATAGAGGTATTGGAAACAATACCGCAATCAGTTCTGGGATTTATTGCTCACCTTTGGCTGCCATTGGTACGGTTGTGAGTTCTTTGGCAAAGTCCAGTACCTCAGGAAAATGTTGGCACAAGGATTTGGCAAGAATATGCAAAAAAGTGGATTTTCCATCCACGGTTTTGGTGGTAGCAAGCTACAAAAAAATGGTTATATCCATATTTGATTAAAGTATGGAAAAGGAATTTACAAAGTAAAGCATCAAGAAGCCTCTGAATTTTATTTCTCTGACTGTGCATCTAAAACTTTAAATCCAAAAACAAGCTCTTAAGTTGtaaaacagttctttataatataataatgaccATTAAAACTCTACCAGACTAGGAAAGGAACTTACTTCAGTTAGGAAATTGATCTTAAAGCCAGTGGTCTTACTTCCCTTGGGTTGGCCATTGTTTAAGTAATTCCCCATGGCAAGGACAAACTGAAAAAAGAGTCatgaaaaaacacaacactATGGCATAGTAATGAAGTCAGACTTCGATCAGAATGCCAGTTAGAAAtgtgagaaatgtaaaaatattatattttgcaGTTCTCACTAGTGTGAGAAAGTCAATTCTACCTCCAGAATCTTTGCtagttttttgctgtttttgagCTCCAGTGAGGCCTTATAGATGCACTCATATCCTGCTCGCATCTCCTCAGTCTTCTCCTGCAGCATGCTTTTAAAATGCAGACTCTTCAGACGGGTCTTATACTCAGGCACAGACAGCATCTGGAGAACAatgcacacaaatacataccaggtcattaaaaaaaaaaacagctttatgACTACCCATTGGGTGGGAACTGACCCTAGGCCTTCTGCATGGGAGAACCAATGCTCATTAAGAACTGATACAGTTATAAAAGCATTTTGTACCAAAACAATAGAAAGCTAAGGTTTATGATTTACTTATTGGAACTATTACCTGTAAGACAAACTGATCTGGCTCACTCAGCTTGCTAGGGTCATCAGTGTACTGCTCGTAACGTTTGACTTCTTCATCATCTGGCGCATACAATAGCAGCTGCTTGATGTGTGCTGGCTCCAGGCGATCCGTCGACATTGTCATCAGCACATGCCGCAGCTCACCAGGAGACAGCTTCAAGTGGGCAATCAGGATGGCTAAAAGGAGAGCGGAACAAAAAGTTTGTCACAGCATTGCCTGGCAAAATCTGGAAACCTGTAAGACTGAAAATTAAACAcagataatgaataaataaaatcacatcatCAAACAAATGAGCAAAGCTTCACACAAAATAACTGACCCAAAGAAGCCACTTTTAGCTTTTCCTTTTATACTCACAGGCATTGTATGCTTTCTTATGGGAAAGAATCTCAATcacatctttctttttaaatgtttcaggCTGAGGTGCAGGTTCTGGAACAGAGACTGACACAAAATCAAAGAATAAGAGtgtgttctttatttaaaaaaaaaaaaaagtggaaaagaaaagtttaaaaaaaattaaaaaaaagctttacttCTGAGTGGCAAACAGATGCCAGTATCAATTgctcattttaaaattatatatagataAGACAAGATAAAAATCTGAAACACACAAATTTCTCAGTAAATACTGTAATAGTAAAATTAAATCAGGATTAAAAAGATTGCAAGCAAAGATGGAAATGATCCATAGTTATATAACGATAAATGAGATTAGGAGCAGCGTAAAATGAGCTCGGTGTCCAAATGCATACCACTGAGGCCATTATGCCCAGCTCCACTCACCTCGGAGGTGATAATTGCTAGTTGGAATTACCCCAATTTCAGTCTCAGCAAGTTCATTAAGAGACGTTGAAAACAAACTTGGACACCTGTCTTTGTTAGCAACAAGGTACTCAACTAACTGGTTGATGTAATTTACTAGTATTTATTAGTATGtaatttactatatatatttctcCTCCAACAGTCACCTGTATAGTCAATAGTTTAGATTTAATaagttaaaatgtatgtttgctTCAGATGCTGTGCACAGGCACactgtttaaaaatcatatgaACTGTTATAGGCTGCATTTGAGATAAAGTTGTAATTCCCCTTCCAGCCTTTAAAACCCACTGAAAATACCTCTCGACATGCAATTTCATTTGCTGGCCAATtataaaagtgctttaaaagtgGAAGTCTTGCTTGTGTGATGACATCCatgcttttttccccacttttcATGTTATATCATTCCATAATATTATTACTACTTGCAAATTAGCATTTAGCTGGCATTACAAACACATTAATAGTTAAGAAGACATGTTTTCTTTGACTTTTACTGCTTTGTGGCTTTAAATCACAATAATTTGTGGCCTTAAATCATAAGAAAaaagatattattttaatattattgtttgcAATTGTTTATGTACGAAGGCAGCATAATTCTTTCACTTAGACAGTTTAGAAtgatttattaaacacacacacacatacggttTACTCACTTGGACTCTTCTGCGTCCCAAAATGCAGTTCCAAGTCCAAATATTTTACCATGTCACTGAGTTTGTCATAATCAGAATCCTCTCCCAACTGTagtaaaaaaaaggtgttttacACTTATTGGTATTTTGCCCATGTTCTACATGTTACATAAATAGAGATGTCTCAAAACAAGATGTCTCAAGATTCTCAGTACAGAATGTAGAGTATAGGGAATGTCACTTGGGTGGGCTGTATATACATTCATTCCTTTATAATAAAAGTTAATTCTTTAGACAAACTAAAAACTGATACATCAACTTACCTGTCCCCAGATAGTTCCTTCAGAATTCTCAACCTGTTCCCAACGTAGCCTCTTCACATTCATGTGACTGGAGTCTGATTTATGTGGTGAGGCTCGGGGCAGAGGGGGTGGCATACAAGGAGGGGGTaaaggtggaggaggaggaggctccAGAATAGATGCTTCTTGGTGGTGGGGCTGAGGCTGGGGCTGAGGTTGAGGCTGTGATTGAGACAGAGCTTCATGGTGATGTTGATGCCGTTGGTGCTGAATGGGATGAGGACTCTGTCTGGCCTGGGTTGAAGGTTGGGAAGAATGAGACTGATGTTGGTGTTGATGtggctgctgctgttgctgttgctgctgttgctgttgttgttgttgctgttgttgtctttgttgtTGTGATACTGGCTGATGCAGAGGCAGGAAGGTGGAGAGGACCTGGGTCTGGTGGGGTTGGTGGGGCTGGTGGATAACATGGTATTGTGGGGCAGATTGCACAAGCTGTGTCTGATGGATGTGCTCAATTTGATGAATGTGATGAGAATGGTGGCTATGTGGAGAAGGATGGTTTGGTGGGTAAACTTGATGGATCTGATGGATTTGGTGTTGACTGGGATAACCTGACTGAGGTTGTGGACTCTGTTGATTCTGGCGAATAGACTGGGAGTTCAGTTGAGACACCTGGGCTTGATGCATTTCAGCTCTCCTTTCAGCTCTCTCTGACCTCTCCAACCGTTCCATTCGTTCTAAACGTTCCATTCGTTCTAAATGTTCAATTCTTTCCAATCTATCCAGCCTATCCATGGAGCTTGATAGGTGAGCTTGATGGCTCTGATGATGACTAAGGGGAGTCTGATGACCTTGGTGCACTGGTTGAGGGTGGTAAACCTCATAAACATGTCTATCAGACAGTTCCATTCTATCAATTTTGTCAAGCCTGTCCATGGAGCTAGAGAGTTGGGTCTGATGGGTATTATGAGTTTGGTGGCTTTGATGCATTTGACGGCTCTGCTGAGCTTGATGAAGTTGGTGACTGTGCTGAGCCTGATGACTTTGGTGAATTTGATAGGCCTGTTGATCTTGTTGACTTTGCTGAGTTTGGTGATGCATTTGGTACATGATATGGCTAtggatggcagatggagatagGTCCGGGGAAGGCAATGGGGGCAGGGACTGGTGCATCTGCTGTAGAAGATGCTGGGGGGGTCCAGTTGTTGGCTGGACTGGTAGAGACTGTGCTTCTTGTATAACCTGGTGGGACATCAATTCATCCCGAGTAGGAAGCACCTTGTTAATGGATTGTCGCTTTGGAGGTGGATTGGCCCtaggaggagggggaggtggAGGTCCTGGTTGACGACGGAAAGTTAAATGTCGGGGGATTTGATCAGGGGTGAAGTTGCTGGGAGGTGGTGGATCATTAAactgaacaggtggtgggggcGGTGGGGTGAGAGGTGGAGGTGGAATGTGGTCAGAGCTGGATGAATAGGTGAGAGAACTTGCATCCTCACTGCTACTATGCATCTCACTGGCACTGCTAAGTTCAGGTGGGATATAAGGGCCTTCGTCTTCCTCCTCATCTTCATCCTCTACatcctcatcctcctcatcTTGCAGGGTCATCTGGACCACATCCTAAGGTTACCATCAAACACATTGGAACAGAACTTTATGTAGGAGTTCTTAACTTTGTAGGAGTAATTTGTCAAAAGGTAAAAAAGGGGTTAGTAGAAAAAACCTAGTTAAACAGAGTTTAAATTGAACCATTTGGtcaaataacaacaacaaccacagcAACCATACTGTAAAGCATAAAACACACTTTCTTTAAATCATCAGATACATACCTCCTCGTAGTCATTCTCTGGAGACAAGAAATCATCAACAGAGAGCTGCTGACCCAGCTGCTCTGTGAGGGCCTCCATGAACAGGTCTGTATCAGCACTTCGGGGGGGACGAGAAAACGTGTATCGCTTCTTTCGGATGGGAGGACTGGATATGTAGTCTGGGGGGCTTGGTGGATAGTCAGGGGGAGATGGTGGTGATAATGGTGGGCTATCCAGACTAATGTAGGGGTTGGACTCTGCACTCCCATGGGATGGAAGCTCCTGGGGATAGTTTGAGCCTTGGGGACTGGGCAGGGGCTCAATCCATAAAGGTTGTGGaggtgggggagggggagggggaggctGCACTGATATAATCTTACGACTGCCTGTAAATGATGGAAAAATATAATCATTACAGAAGCATTTGTCAGTTACTTAAACTAATAGAAATTCTGGTTGGCTAAGgtaagtgggtttttttttggctgctttTGTATACCTGAACTAGCCCGTACAGAAGGCGAGGAAGATTTAGCTCTAAAAGACTGGCTAGATGAGTGAGGGTAGATGTCAATCAATGTTTCAGGGGCAGGAGGTGGGCGACTCTTTAGCGATTTAGACCTCTTGCCAACATGCACATTTTCAAGCTCAGCATATACAGCTGATAGCTATTGAAAAAGAAGGAAGTTTCagataatagaaataaaactgtgctgtaatCAATACAATATCTAAACAAGCTACAGAACACAAGATGATCAAAAAGGGTAATGTTTTATATCGATTTTATTAGACACCtatgttagtttttatttttatctcagaAAGTGAGTAAAAatcctttatttaattttccatGACTAGTTAAAGTTAAATGCACTCCAGTTATCTATTTCTTTGCTCACGTTAGTAAGGTTGTTGGGGGTTTCTGGCAGAGAAGTCCCATCTCCGGACTGTCTTTCTCCGGGGGCCAGTCTCATAGGAGCCACCTCAACAGGCTCTGTGCGGAtccctgatgaaaaaaaaaggaaagaaagaaaagaaaaatacttgTGCTTAACCTAAAACTAACCTTGTACAATAAAGTGGTGAACTAAAGACAATTTCAGTGCACTGAAAAgattattttgttgtttaaacATACATGAGATTCTCAAAAAATCATTCAAGCTAAATGAGGTAGGttttattaagagaaaaaaatatagagctagaaattcaaaaaaaaaaaaagatcacagaAAGATTAAACGAAAAACTACACCGTTTGATTTAGTTGAATGAGGTAATGTTATGacagtttagtttagttttaccCATTCCTAGATGAGTGCCAATAACCAGGTCATCTGAACTACGGCCTCTCACACTGCTCCGGTAGGTGGTGCCCGTCACCTTCATGGAGCTACTACGCCGATGGGGCTCTGGAGCTGGTGGCTCTGGCTCTGCCACAGGCACTTatgacacacaaacaaacaaaacattaaaaagaacaGCCAACCACTGAAAAAACAAGATATTTTCTGGGCCCAGATttgggttatttgtttaataataataaaattacaaacactaattaaataaaaattgtaaaaaaaaaaatacatctggGATTAACGGAGCAAACTTTGTACACCTTCTGTAGAAAATATCcataaatcatttaaactaTTTTCTAAACTAAAAgcaatgcatactgtatatgattaccAACACTCCAATGTATGTACACACAACTCACATGTGATTTTGTAACCAAGGAAGCGTGAGATCTTGCTC of the Clarias gariepinus isolate MV-2021 ecotype Netherlands chromosome 16, CGAR_prim_01v2, whole genome shotgun sequence genome contains:
- the grid2ipa gene encoding LOW QUALITY PROTEIN: delphilin (The sequence of the model RefSeq protein was modified relative to this genomic sequence to represent the inferred CDS: substituted 1 base at 1 genomic stop codon); its protein translation is MRRFLKSQKGRFSLRQSRSGSRSASKDFXLALPANNQGWPEDFGFKLGGDGPSYILSVVEGSSAYMAGLQPGDQVLEIEGQNVSSLSTKALIALAQTLKTVPPSIGVVSRIEQLDIIPGPDGRFGFTIVGDCPLLVEDCMLNSPAGRSGLRAGDYVMEVNGIPVKHHEMAAAMIKASQGRTLRLGVLRINRWQKRTSSSMKETYQSGDIVRQDRKYKALEFNKKVEEILGEEPMVKERLFDLLKQYASERDVEQLASTLPEILINEEHQQLIDSIRIFIPKKHRQRFDDVVSQSLISRLRGRSFSEHRQSGLRRSRSEDHPERLLVSTRASSVPRTAHEDGIIPPSRGLRKTTSLIAGHTGAIANRRTVRVYKGNQSFGFTLRGHAPVWIDSVIPGSPAEKAGLKPGDRILFLNGLDMRNCAHEKVVAMLQGSGAMPSLVVEDGPPSFMLAEPEALEASPRSRSPVLSSLQWVAEILPPSIRVHGRTFSQQLEHLLTLQERYTICKALEAFFQHRNVDTLIVDVFPILDTPAKQVIWQFIYQLLTYEEQEHCQSKISRFLGYKITLPVAEPEPPAPEPHRRSSSMKVTGTTYRSSVRGRSSDDLVIGTHLGMGIRTEPVEVAPMRLAPGERQSGDGTSLPETPNNLTNLSAVYAELENVHVGKRSKSLKSRPPPAPETLIDIYPHSSSQSFRAKSSSPSVRASSGSRKIISVQPPPPPPPPPQPLWIEPLPSPQGSNYPQELPSHGSAESNPYISLDSPPLSPPSPPDYPPSPPDYISSPPIRKKRYTFSRPPRSADTDLFMEALTEQLGQQLSVDDFLSPENDYEEDVVQMTLQDEEDEDVEDEDEEEDEGPYIPPELSSASEMHSSSEDASSLTYSSSSDHIPPPPLTPPPPPPVQFNDPPPPSNFTPDQIPRHLTFRRQPGPPPPPPPRANPPPKRQSINKVLPTRDELMSHQVIQEAQSLPVQPTTGPPQHLLQQMHQSLPPLPSPDLSPSAIHSHIMYQMHHQTQQSQQDQQAYQIHQSHQAQHSHQLHQAQQSRQMHQSHQTHNTHQTQLSSSMDRLDKIDRMELSDRHVYEVYHPQPVHQGHQTPLSHHQSHQAHLSSSMDRLDRLERIEHLERMERLERMERLERSERAERRAEMHQAQVSQLNSQSIRQNQQSPQPQSGYPSQHQIHQIHQVYPPNHPSPHSHHSHHIHQIEHIHQTQLVQSAPQYHVIHQPHQPHQTQVLSTFLPLHQPVSQQQRQQQQQQQQQQQQQQQQQPHQHQHQSHSSQPSTQARQSPHPIQHQRHQHHHEALSQSQPQPQPQPQPHHQEASILEPPPPPPLPPPCMPPPLPRASPHKSDSSHMNVKRLRWEQVENSEGTIWGQLGEDSDYDKLSDMVKYLDLELHFGTQKSPISVPEPAPQPETFKKKDVIEILSHKKAYNASILIAHLKLSPGELRHVLMTMSTDRLEPAHIKQLLLYAPDDEEVKRYEQYTDDPSKLSEPDQFVLQMLSVPEYKTRLKSLHFKSMLQEKTEEMRAGYECIYKASLELKNSKKLAKILEFVLAMGNYLNNGQPKGSKTTGFKINFLTELATTKTVDGKSTFLHILAKSLCQHFPEVLDFAKELTTVPMAAKVNQRNITLDMNDLHSTIQDIRSACHKMPATAEDRFAVVMSGFLENSHPAVQSLESLQQRAMEEFCKVASFFGEDGKITTTEAFFGIFAEFTSKFERALMENQATENPPRSPRSPRMASPLAW